In Phragmites australis chromosome 17, lpPhrAust1.1, whole genome shotgun sequence, the following are encoded in one genomic region:
- the LOC133897491 gene encoding CBL-interacting protein kinase 16-like — MARGREGEERKMVLGKYELGRLLGQGTFAKVYYARDLSAGGGSVAIKMIDKARLRRTEGMMEQLRREISIMRMVRHPNVVGIREVLASRSSVFVVMEYARGGELFAKVVRGRLTEDHARRYFQQLVAAVGFCHRRGISHRDLKPENLLLDEEGQLKVTDFGLAALPEQLRHDGLLHTQCGTPAYVAPEVLRKRGYDGARADLWSCGVVLYVLLCGFLPFQHDNCAKMYQKIFKAEYQMPPWVSCDARRLIARLLVVDPAKRISIPEIMRTPWFRKGFVPPVPSPPVSPKKWLDEDDGGVLLDGSEDNSSSNSGSMSPRTCNAFQLISSMSSGFDLSGLFESEQKAATVFTSRAPAATVVEKLEAVGRALGFEVARGKGWRVRMEAKADGTNGRLAVTAEVLEVAAGVAVVEFAHDAGDALDFNNFCAEDVRPGLADIVWAWQGDSPPMPAAVVGCA, encoded by the coding sequence ATGGCGAGAGGGCGGGAAGGGGAGGAGCGGAAGATGGTGCTGGGCAAGTACGAGCTGGGGCGGTTGCTGGGGCAGGGCACCTTCGCCAAGGTGTACTACGCGCGGGACCTGAGCGCGGGGGGAGGCAGCGTGGCGATCAAGATGATCGACAAGGCGCGGCTGCGGCGCACGGAGGGGATGATGGAGCAGCTACGCCGGGAGATCTCCATCATGCGGATGGTGCGCCACCCCAATGTGGTGGGGATCCGGGAGGTGCTCGCCAGCCGGTCCAGCGTCTTCGTCGTCATGGAGTACGCGCGCGGTGGGGAGCTCTTCGCCAAGGTGGTCCGGGGCCGGCTCACCGAGGACCACGCGCGGAGGTACTTCCAGCAGCTCGTCGCCGCCGTCGGGTTCTGCCACCGCCGAGGCATCTCGCACCGGGACCTCAAGCCCGAGAACCTCCTGCTGGACGAGGAGGGCCAGCTCAAGGTCACCGACTTTGGGCTCGCCGCGCTGCCCGAGCAGTTGCGCCACGACGGCCTGCTCCACACGCAGTGCGGCACCCCCGCGTACGTCGCGCCCGAGGTGCTCAGGAAGCGCGGCTACGACGGCGCGCGCGCCGACCTCTGGTCCTGCGGCGTCGTACTCTACGTGCTCCTCTGCGGCTTCCTCCCATTCCAGCATGACAACTGCGCCAAGATGTACCAGAAGATCTTCAAGGCTGAGTACCAGATGCCGCCATGGGTCTCCTGCGACGCGCGCCGCCTCATCGCCCGCCTGCTCGTCGTCGACCCCGCCAAGCGCATCTCCATCCCGGAGATCATGCGGACGCCGTGGTTCAGGAAGGGCTtcgtgccgcccgtcccgtcCCCCCCAGTCTCGCCCAAGAAATGGCTGGATGAAGACGACGGTGGTGTCCTCCTCGACGGTAGCGAggacaacagcagcagcaactccGGCTCCATGTCTCCTCGGacgtgcaatgccttccagcTCATATCCTCCATGTCCTCCGGGTTCGACCTGTCGGGGCTGTTCGAGAGCGAGCAGAAGGCCGCGACGGTGTTCACGTCCCGCGCGCCGGCGGCCACCGTGGTGGAGAAGCTGGAGGCCGTGGGGCGCGCCCTGGGGTTCGAGGTCGCCAGGGGTAAGGGGTGGAGGGTGAGGATGGAGGCGAAGGCcgacggcacaaacgggcggcTCGCGGTCACCGCCGAGGTGCTCGAGGTGGCCGCGGGCGTGGCCGTGGTCGAGTTCGCGCACGATGCCGGGGATGCTCTGGACTTCAACAATTTCTGCGCGGAGGACGTGCGCCCGGGGCTTGCGGACATCGTCTGGGCGTGGCAGGGCGACAGCCCGCCCATGCCGGCCGCCGTCGTCGGGTGTGCGTGA